Proteins from a genomic interval of Colletotrichum higginsianum IMI 349063 chromosome 6, whole genome shotgun sequence:
- a CDS encoding Peptide-n4-(N-acetyl-beta-glucosaminyl)asparagine amidase a, whose amino-acid sequence MATRAVTRALAFSLFVLALNTGYVASRNLIPEAALSDYATRHQGIIADTPTRSGSQTDADQGGRQRPLECFQVAQPVLGPRGPIYQEVARGSLMGGDGGGGDKGKPPADSKECRVQLMDHSFGTSFGKPFVGEYAPPGCDFNRVIVNFTATSAGRQLDRLALWYLGDTEVWRTSTAEPRAAPGIIWTYWKDMTPYLSLWKSPQKIIFDLPNLIDDRYTGPFNCTLTATFFRTDVEIDSAPPADLIIPISSRNASSNTGSAWQVPEREAVSTVQFPRNANRAVFSVSANGQGTEEFWWSNVLESDAAAFNATVGMAPAGSPWREVQVIIDDQLAGVQWPFPVIFTGGVVPSFHRPLVGLDAYDLREHEIDISPWLPVLSDGKEHTFKIKVAGIADQGDRVFVNTTVGNYWVVSGKIFVWLDDEGSVTTGKPPTVSVRDPEIRISGRAVGKNSTGANETLVFNLDVTRSISVKGEVVSKKGTKRPEWTQNLSYSNKASLGQFGRNGFNNFVIAGTDALLNGLVRYQSTYSYPLIVNQTANMTAAGDLSLDATLFQELRLEVEGAGVYPTGLEAYNAPNRGRQGQGTRYSVSKLSTFRNGTAVFNMPADMKSSSATGTTRQVFRFSGGRDGARDVELYMRSVKASNNTVVSDEERSADGRGRVLSVPSLSGGAI is encoded by the exons ATGGCCACTCGTGCGGTCACTAGGGCGCTCGCCTTCTCACTCTTTGTCCTCGCTCTGAACACGGGTTACGTGGCTTCGCGCAATCTGATACCAGAGGCGGCCCTGTCAGATTATGCCACCCGTCACCAGGGGATCATTGCCGACACTCCGACGCGATCGGGTTCTCAGACAGATGCTGACCAAGGCGGACGGCAACGGCCTCTGGAATGTTTTCAAGTCGCGCAGCCAGTGCTGGGACCCCGTGGCCCTATCTACCAAGAGGTAGCCCGCGGGAGCCTTATGGGGGgggacggtggtggtggtgacaaGGGGAAACCGCCGGCGGACAGCAAAGAATGTCGGGTGCAGCTCATGGACCACTCGTTTGGTACCAGCTTCGGCAAGCCTTTCGTTG GCGAGTACGCACCTCCCGGCTGCGACTTCAACCGCGTCATTGTAAACTTTACTGCCACGTCTGCAGGCCGCCAGCTGGACCGGCTGGCCTTGTGGTATCTCGGCGACACGGAGGTGTGGAGAACATCCACAGCGGAGCCCAGAGCGGCGCCCGGCATCATCTGGACCTATTGGAAGGACATGACACCGTACCTTAGCCTCTGGAAATCTCCCCAAAAGATTATTTTTGACCTGCCCAACCTCATCG ACGACAGATATACGGGGCCCTTCAACTGCACCCTGACGGCAACCTTCTTCAGGACCGACGTGGAGATCGACAGTGCACCACCCGCTGACCTCATCATCCCCATCTCGTCGCGGAACGCATCCTCCAACACGGGGAGTGCCTGGCAAGTGCCGGAGCGTGAGGCCGTCAGCACCGTCCAATTTCCGCGCAATGCCAATCGAGCAgtcttctccgtctcggccaaCGGCCAAGGCACCGAGGAGTTCTGGTGGAGCAACGTGCTCGAGAGcgatgccgccgccttcaacgCCACCGTCGGCATGGCCCCCGCCGGAAGCCCCTGGCGCGAGGTTCaggtcatcatcgacgaccAGCTCGCCGGAGTCCAGTGGCCCTTTCCCGTCATTTTCACCGGGGGTGTCGTGCCCAGCTTCCACCGGCCGCTCGTCGGCCTGGACGCCTACGATCTGCGGGAACACGAGATTGACATCTCCCCCTGGCTCCCAGTCCTGAGCGACGGCAAGGAGCACACCTTCAAGATCAAGGTCGCTGGCATTGCCGACCAGGGAGACCGTGTGTTTGTTAATACCACCGTCGGTAATTACTGGGTTGTGTCGGGCAAGATCTTTGTctggctcgacgacgagggttCTGTCACGACTGGTAAACCGCCCACGGTCTCCGTCCGCGACCCCGAGATCCGGATATCGGGTCGCGCCGTCGGGAAGAACTCGACCGGCGCCAACGAGACGCTCGTCTTCAACCTCGACGTGACGCGCTCCATATCGGTCAAGGGCGAGGTGGTCTCCAAAAAGGGGACCAAGAGGCCCGAGTGGACCCAGAACTTGTCCTACAGCAACAAGGCATCACTGGGCCAGTTCGGCCGCAACGGCTTCAACAACTTCGTCATCGCGGGAACCGACGCGCTGCTCAACGGGCTGGTCAGGTACCAATCGACGTACTCGTACCCGCTGATCGTCAACCAGACCGCCAacatgacggcggccggcgacCTCAGCCTGGACGCCACGCTCTTCCAGGAGCTCAGGCTGgaggtcgagggcgcgggcgTGTACCCGACGGGCCTAGAGGCCTACAACGCGCCGAACCGCGGCAGGCAGGGGCAGGGTACGCGGTACAGCGTGTCAAAGCTGTCGACATTTCGCAACGGCACGGCCGTTTTCAACATGCCGGCCGACATGAAAAGCAGTTCTGCGACTGGCACGACACGGCAGGTGTTCCGGTTCAGCGGTGGTCGGGACGGGGCACGTGATGTCGAGTTGTATATGAGGAGTGTAAAGGCCAGCAACAACACGGTGGTGTCGGACGAAGAAAGGTCTGCCGATGGCCGGGGGAGAGTTTTGTCCGTCCCAAGCCTTTCAGGAGGCGCCATTTAA